AGCAGATATATTTAAATCTATGCTCCATCTTGTACAGAGTATGGTGTTGTTTGAAAACCTGCTGCTGATTTAACATTTTGAACTTTAGCTACAGTGAgatttccatcatttttctttagtaGTAGGATTATAAGCATACCAGCACTGTGAAGCTTATTTACTCATGCAAATGGTTATAAGAAACTTGCTACCCAGCAATAATGCCTTTTagctttctttaatttcttctcTTTATGTGAACTTCCAATGAAATTTGTGTCTAAGTATATATTGTTTCCTTTATaatcaaatgaatgaaattttatttctttatatgaaCTTCCTTTAATCCTTTAATTTTATCTCTTTTGGAGTTACAAGTGGCATGGCagattatttattgatattgcTTGATTGATTAACTTAATACATTCTTAAATGCATACTTATGTATCTCACCAGTTTGTCCAGACTTGGACTGGAACAGCACTTAAACCATTGTAACCATCCATCTTTCTTGGTTGCTGGCCTTGAGACACATTAATAAGCGTTGTTTGCATAATGTTtagtaaattatatttatattagactgatattatatatattggaTGGGACTATTTCTTTTCCACTCTTGCCTATCAGCCCATAGGATGAGAAAGGAGCAAGTAAACAAAAGGTACAGTAAAAAAATAATCCCACTCTATTTATAAACCACCATATTAGAATGCTTTTTCCTCTGCACTTTGTGCATCGTGGTCATTATTTTAGGTAGGATAATGAGTTTCTTTACCCACAAACCGTCCTTTACAATTTGGAAAATGGGTTAGATTTAAAACTTAATATGCCACTATATCTTGTTGATAGCTAATTTTGTGCCAACATTGGATTTATCTATAAGCCACATGATTATCATAATTCGCAAGATCAGTGACAAATGTTAGTCAGTAGTAACACCAATCTTATTGCATTATCATGTCACCATTGACAATATTATCATTGAATCTATGTCTATTCCACCACTATCTTTGCCGCTTTTACAGCACACCTGTCATCTTCAACTTGTTTGAGAATGAGAAGATTCATGTTAGGGGGAGTGAATGAAATAAGAGCCACTCCTGCATCCTAAGGTGAGCTATAAAAGGTCACTTTGCCACCTCCACTAGTTGGCTTCATTGGTTTCTTCGCACTCATCAAGAGTATATCTTCAATAATTGCCTCCATGCCCCTCTTAGAGAGAGGGTCTTGTAAGCGTATCGTTGCATCAAGATATTTTCTATACTTATATGAGTGATGCCTAGTGTGATGGCACCCAAATGCTTCATGCTTGTGCAGGTAGGGGGTAAGGTTTGAGGAGCCCAATTGAGCTTGATTTACCTAGGTATTGTGCTTAACTTTCACCTCCATTGAGTATATGAGATGGTTTGAGGTTTTACATTCTAGTATACCCCCACTTATTTGGTCTGGttcaaatttagttttcaaCCTTTTCTATTCATAATGGAGTCAACTTTTGTTGGAACTCAACTTAACCTGAACTTGAACAAGTTAGATGAGAGGTTTACTAGGTTTTAGACTTTTTATATACTCTTACTGATTTGGTCTGGTTCAGATTTAGTTTATCATGTTGGAGTCAGCTTTTATAGGAACTCAACCCAACCTAAACTTGAACACACCTATTCTATGCTATTGGGCATAAAAATTCCAGAAAGCCTGCTTACTAGACTGTTTCTGCTCTATAATCTGAAGTTTGAGCTTGCACATCATCGTCACTCATGGAGGTGTTTCCTAACTAAATGTGATGCACTATTGAAGTTCTTGTGTGTTTTATGAGGTATCATACCATTATTGTGCTTTTGTTGTGTTATTTGCCATAATTTGTGTTCACAAACGCTACTATCCTTCCATTCTTTATGGATCGACTAGGTGTACACCGCATgccttttaattgttttaagtgTACATCATCTCATTGGTTCATTTACATGGGTACCATCTCATTGATTTGTGTTGTTTCACTTAGCTCTTATCTACACATATCTGGACATAAAGGGTGACCCAAAAAAATGTCAGAAAATTTCTCTTTGAGGATAAATTCTCTTGTCTCAAAAGTTGGCCCTAAGTTTTACATTTTGAGACCTTACTGATAAAGATCACTTCCATTTTCTCTCACCCCTTACACCTCACTTTTTGCTATGGTCTTCCCTTGAACCCACTGTTGAGGTACCAAGTGGGTGGGCTGGTGGTGTTAGGGGTTGGTCAGAGGCTTATTGGGTTTGAGATTCTTATGTACCCTTACTTATTTGGTCTTCTATTCATGATTGAGTCAACTTTTGTGGAAGTCAACCCAACCTGAACTTGAACAAGTTGGGTAGGAAGCTCCATCATGTTTTAGATTCTTGTACACCCTTACTAATTTTGTCTGATTCAGATTTAGGTTTTCATTCAGTTCATTTTGGATTCCAACTTTTGCTGGAACTCAACCCAACTGGAACTTGTACACATCTATTCTAGCCTATGCTTCTATTCTATACACGATTGCAGTAAGTGGAATTggcattttatatataattatgccTTAACCAAAATAATGTGTTTGCTAGGTTTTTAACTTTGTGGTTAAGAATTGGTCAGCAATCAAGTTAGCATAATGCTGTTAGTTTCATTTGCATGTGTAAGAATATTATGAGTaggaaaaggaaacaaaagtaggaaaaagaaaagttcaaaaaaaaaaaaaaaaaaaaccaaagagaaAATGCCACTATTATTAGTCTATGCCTTAGTGGTCCTGAACTCTGGAATTTTCTGCACAATTTTGCTGCTCTCAAGATTCACACCTGCGGGTTCGTTTATCAATTGTTGCATCTTGTTAttgagtttggttttatttctatGGCTCTATTGCTCTTCCCTTACTAAATACTTTGAAGAAGCTCCAAATTCCATCTCCAATCAAGTACTGATAACTCTCTCCTTTCAGGGGAAAAATTTACTGATGTGGTTGGCAGCCCATACTATGTCGCACCAGAAGTTCTGAGAAAGCGTTATGGTCCAGAAGCAGATGTTTGGAGTGCTGGGGTGATCCTATACATTTTATTGAGTGGAGTGCCTCCCTTTTGGTCTGGTGAGTGTGGAATTTGATACCCTACAAGCCAACATGCTTCCATCTCTCTAGTTTGTGTGTTAACATCTCTGATTATGAAGTTTACTGATTGTAATTATTTCCCACTGCTTTCTTGTTCTTCCTTTTCCTTGTTTGATGATTTACAGAAACCGAGCAAGGTATATTTGAACAGGTCTTGCATGGTGATCTTGACTTTTCATCAGACCCTTGGCCGAGTATCTCAGAAAGTGCCAAAGATTTAGTAAGGAGAATGCTTGTTCGAGACCCTAGACGGCGGTTGACTGCACATGAAGTTTTGTGTGAGTTCAattcaagtttattttattattttttattttgaaaaaagtgTTGATAATGATATCTTATGGTCATTGATCCATAGCTGGGGAGTGTGTCAAACATAAACAATCATTGTTTCTTAATACTATGACATATTGACATCATTGGGTGGAAATATGCACCtaaatttttactattttgcagTAGGCcatcttattttgtttgtttgttttgtttttgtgtgtgtgtgtgtgtgtgacaTTTAAATCCCCACCCTTTTTGACTGGCATTGTTGTCCTGGTGATTGATGGTTCTCCAGGAGCTCTTTGTGGTGATCTCTTGTGTTTGGGTTCTTTTGCAAAACACAAATCACATGGAAGATGTGAGGTTTCCTACACTCATATATCCTAGGTTTCTGCACTTTGAATGATAAAAGTGATCATTTGTTGTCTTAAAGATTATTGACAAACTTGGGAGCTTATGAATTTAACTGATGCGGAGTTATTCTCTTGTAAGCaacattttgaatataaaaggTGAAACCTTGAGCATGTTATTCAGGATGTCTAGGCCCAGGTCTGCCTTGTTGTTCACAGTTAGACagcaattttatttacaattgaTTGAAGTTTCCAACTTCTTTTGAACTTCTTCAGAAAGTCAAAGCTAGCTGCTTCTGTTGTTTCTGTTTTTTATCtcagttttaaaaatgaaaaaaaagaagaaaaaaagacttttaCTTTGTTTAGATATCAATGTGAAATGTCTGGTTTAAACTTTTGCAGGTCACCCTTGGGTTCAGGTTGATGGTGTAGCTCCTGACAAGCCTCTTGATTCGGCAGTTTTAAGTCGCTTGAAACAATTTTCAGCAATGAACAAGCTCAAGAAGATGGCTCTTATAGTAAGTCTCTAGACGTGCAAAAGACATTGTTCTTGGACACTAATTAACATGCTTTATATATTGCAAATTGGAAGGCTTGATAGTTGTAGTTACTGTACAAAATTATGTCTTTAGATATTCATTGTTGTTTGCAACTTAGGATAAAAGTCTTTTGGTTTACTTAATCAATGTGTTTAATCTTTCAGGTCATTGCAGAGAACCTATCAGAAGAAGAAATAGCTGGCTTAAAAGAAATGTTCAAGATGATAGATACAGACAACAGTGGCCAAATCACTTTTGAAGAACTCAAGGCTGGATTAAAAAGAGTTGGTGCTAATCTTAAAGAGTCtgaaatttatgatttaatgcATGCAGTAAGTATTGGAAACACCATGGCTGTCAGTCCTTTTAAGCTATTCAATTCAAAAGGTTGCTCATTTTTCTAGTCATGATTCTATTTAATCAGTTGACCAAAAGGAGCACTTAGCATTTGCAGAGAGGTTGCTTTTCCATAAGTGACATAATATTTGAAGATCTGTTGTCAAGTATTAGTTACTATTCCTATTTGTAGTTTTTTCCCCACATCTTTGGGGACAATGTTACCTAAGGATgtggaaaggaaaaaaggttaataataataataataattattattattattattattttcagtagcagagaaatataaataatatctCTCTAATTCAGCTGGTGCTTGGAATTTCAGGCTGATGTTGATAACAATGGAACCATTGATTATGGGGAGTTCATAGCTGCCACACTACATCTAAACAAAGTTGAGAGAGAAGATCATTTATTTGCAGCTTTTTCCTACTTTGATAAGGATGGAAGTGGCTACATAACCCCAGATGAGCTTCAACAAGCCTGCGAAGAGTTTGGCTTAGAGGATGTCCGCCTGGAAGAAATGATCCGAGAAGTTGATCAGGACAATGtaagtaattttcttttaatatctcAATGTTTTAACAAAGACTTGTAAGGGTTGGGAAAAAGTCAGAAGCTGTATCTTTTACCGTTTAGAATTTATTGCACCAAGCTTGGATACTTTTAAGATCTTGAACTTAGTGGGTCAACTCAAAAGTTGGCTAACTTTACTCAACTCAgtagggttttttttatttgtctgcattaaaattaatatcaaattgTAGTGAACTGTGAGGTTATAATTTTGTACTTTGATTTTTCAGGATGGACGCATAGATTACAATGAGTTTGTGGCCATGATGCAAAAGGGAAATCCAGGCATTGGGAAGAAGGGCCTGCAAACCAGTTTCAGTATGGGGTTTAGAGAGGCGTTAAAACATTAGTTGGTGAGTAGTCGATTATGaggttcttgttttctttttttcttctttatcccctctttatttatttgttcattttcacttttcattttgACTTTGTTGAGTTGAAGATTGTATGTATAGTAAAGAGCATAGGTGCTTAATCTAAGAAGCAACCCAACTCTTCCTTGAATTCATTCAGGTTCCCatttgaaatggattttgaaaGGTCTACTATCTTGTACTCTTATGTAGTAGGGAAAGATACTTGtctctttatctttctttggTAATCCTTTAATTTAAGCCTAGTGAACTTCACTTCTCCTTCACTAATGGAGCAATTATGAATGAATACACACCGAGTTTGAGATGAAGGGCATGCCGGGGATGCTGGCAGTTGCATTGTCCTTGGtgttttttgctttgttttgctTTGGAAATTGATGATGGTAAAAGGATGCCAATAGTTATAATGCAGAAGGGAAGCAACAATTTGTGATGCATCTAAAGTGGATCAGTGGTTCTATTTGTTACACAGCAGTTGGTAAATTGTTGGATTTGTGTGGTCTCTTTAATAAGTTGCAGCAGAACTATAGGGTGTTGGTTCAGGTTTGACTGACAATCCAGGGACTTGAACTAGTACAAATTACAAACAAGATGGATGCTTTCATTAATTCTTTGGTGTAGTCTCAACCATCAACGTCAAACACTACATGTGGAAGACCTCTGTGACTGAGAGAGGTCAAAAACCACAATAGTCAGATATAACCACAATAGAGGCTAATGAAGGCAGTCTAACTTGGAGCCAAGTTGCTACTATTACACCCACTTTCGTCgtaacacattaaatatgaattGACTGTTGCCATCATTACCATACCTAACAAGGCCGCACACCGTTAACAACAACATGCTCAATAAATGACCTCAAAATGCAAATGGCTAATTCAGTGTGACAATTGTGTTTTataatcttcaaattttcatatattatcttttaaggatataaaataataatggacTAAAATACCCGATGATCTTTCacacaagtttttttttatctttattacaccactattcatgcaaccataataattctattttaataatttggatttttcattgtttttgaatttttttataaataattgaaaactaacgttattttctattttaaattataaataaaaaaaattatgttcaaaaactatttttaaaaaatactttctaaaaaaaatggtaaaatgatttatattttttatattttctttttgaaaaaaatttaattaaaaaatgaaaactatttttaaaaataaaaattgaaaactatttttaaaaataaaaattgaaaaccttgtttaatactatttttttatataaaaataataaaaagaattaaattttattcattgattatctatttttattttttttccattagttattttaataataaaataaaaaaatatattatgtttacaattaaacaaaggaattggtcaattatgtgttttttgtgtgactatttttaatataaaaaataattaaataattaaattatatatatttattactctttttaattttattttctttatttattttttgtctaatagaaaattttaatatatccataattaacaaagtaatagattaattgtgcatattttgatctattaaaataaattactttctaatttaaataaataaaatgaaataagtaaataaacttggggttatttctattttttaacatatcttatattgatatttgttatggttaaataaatttattattattattttctttaattccaaaaataaaataaaataaaaaaataaatttggtattttctaactGATCTTATCTTCATATTTcttatgattaaataatttttttattttttttcctttatttccaaaaataaaaggaaataaatgaataaacttttgtggaccccgcatttcgtctcatgcgtttcccactcgatggcgagctcgatttgttattttatttgaaaaatgatttttattgattatttgaaaatgacttggagtcgccacttatttttgttttatttttaaaagggtaaacaaaataagaaagaaaaaccctaagtgtgactccttattttggaaaagacggtctacgaaaaaccggatcgggttcgggggtcaggttacttatcggaaaGGTATTGTAAataccgtagcacccctctaagtccctaaagtcgggtctctactaataaaatgaagctaacatggcaatcaatgagaaaatcgatgaatactcagagcgatcatgcacatatgagagtcaaaaaaatgcatatagACTAACCAGAGTGAAAATGAGTGTGTAGCTGGGCAACGAACcatcatgcgctatcaagagaggggttagtgcacaattaaggaataatgaCATATGAGTCAGAGAACAGAATAAATCAATCACGTatgataataaaatcaaatcaatcaatcaatcaatcatcaaatacatgtatgtggggcccccaccaaagcccgtttatttttgcatgaattaattccttaaattccatcacttggaattacagaatttattctttacttattttaaaacattttaaaaaacagaggagatgTGGCAATggggaaattattaaaaaaacaatgaggatttataaaaagaaaatgtttacCAAAAATAGACATGGCAATcgattttatttctaaaaaaaagaaaatatttaaagtcaagaaaagaaaagagaaaaagaaagtaataataataataataataataatgaagataagaatactaataataatagaaaaaataaaaatgaaaatatgaatgaaagtaaaaataaagtaaaagatgCATGATTAGTGGAAAATGATtagaatcaatttttgaaagcaaatgCATGAGTGTATGGGAGTGTGGCATGTGGGTTTAAGTAGTGGCCCACCAAAGATGGCCATGCATGCCAGGCGAGAAAGAGGGAATGGGTTCTAAAGGTGCCATGAAAAATTGCCTTATTCATTGCTTCAACAGTAGCTTCAACTTGTATCACCTTGAGATCTCTGTCACTCTTCCTAGCAGGATGTGAGTTTCGACTAGGGGCGCCCATTCATGTTCCAAGTCACTACGCAAATGCAGAGGTCCGAACTGCCTGAGAAATCGCAACGGTTATCTGCCCGGACAGTTCTGATCCCGTCATGATTGGTTGCGAGATCGTTCATGGAATAATCCACTGGTCCTCGCTTCAACTTGAATCTTGGTCCTCTACAAGAATGAACAACAGTGAAgaaatttcccattttcttgcTATGTTCTTTGCGAAATTCCGGATCCCCTTGGCTTGCATGACTCAACAATGTTGAAagcaaaaaatgatatcatattaTTTCTTTGAAAGAAGGAGGGAGAAGGAGGAGAAGAGCCCATTGACTTCGGCTGCGGACTATCACACATTGGGAAAAATGGGGTTGTGGCGGTGAAGATATGGAGGTAAAGTCAAATGTCCAAAATCTTGTCCTTCTTTGTCTCTGATTTGATCACTGCTTTCTCCACGAGTTAGGTTAGGGGTTATTGACAAAAGAGAAAGAAGTTGCATCAAACTTGAAAAGGACCATGCAAACTACAGTAATTCACTTTATCTAAGATCATGCAGCTGCTGAGCATTGCATGATGATGCAATCTAGCTGTCGATACTGGCCTGGAATACGACATTTCATCCTTGAGATCTCTGT
This DNA window, taken from Vitis riparia cultivar Riparia Gloire de Montpellier isolate 1030 chromosome 13, EGFV_Vit.rip_1.0, whole genome shotgun sequence, encodes the following:
- the LOC117928579 gene encoding calcium-dependent protein kinase 1-like, which gives rise to MGNTCVGPSISKNGFFQSVSAAVWRSRAPEGSASYTNGETMDEPQATTKEPGSPLPVQNKPPEQMTIPKEEQPTKPKKPHQIKRVSSAGLRIESVLQTKTGNFKEFFILGRKLGQGQFGTTFLCVQKATRKEYACKSIAKRKLLTDEDVEDVRREIQIMHHLAGHPNVISIEGAYEDAVAVHVVMELCKGGELFDRIIQHGHYTERKAAELTRTIVGVVEACHSLGVMHRDLKPENFLLVNEEEDSLLKTIDFGLSVFFKPGEKFTDVVGSPYYVAPEVLRKRYGPEADVWSAGVILYILLSGVPPFWSETEQGIFEQVLHGDLDFSSDPWPSISESAKDLVRRMLVRDPRRRLTAHEVLCHPWVQVDGVAPDKPLDSAVLSRLKQFSAMNKLKKMALIVIAENLSEEEIAGLKEMFKMIDTDNSGQITFEELKAGLKRVGANLKESEIYDLMHAADVDNNGTIDYGEFIAATLHLNKVEREDHLFAAFSYFDKDGSGYITPDELQQACEEFGLEDVRLEEMIREVDQDNDGRIDYNEFVAMMQKGNPGIGKKGLQTSFSMGFREALKH